One window of Vibrio atlanticus genomic DNA carries:
- a CDS encoding LytR/AlgR family response regulator transcription factor — MNNPAIQPSVTAIIADDEALLRHHLDKSLAEVWPELEIVGKAQNGLEAMQSIQQLKPDVAFLDIRMPELDGISLAKQLNKLDSPPLIVFITAYDEYAVKAFEHNAMDYLLKPINEERLLATCQKVQVRLSSNQTQSGITPEQPDITALMAQLQQLSQSSSQQTQPPYLSQPLYQQQKKHLTWLKASVGEDIHLIAVDDVAYFKAEDKYVSIFKKGQGGLLEEFILRVSLKELIAQLNPDEFWQIHRSVVVKVSAIDKVKKGLSGQMSAYVSGEKLPISRASQALFKGM; from the coding sequence ATGAACAACCCAGCAATACAGCCGAGCGTAACGGCGATTATCGCAGACGATGAAGCACTGTTAAGGCACCATCTCGACAAGAGTTTGGCTGAGGTTTGGCCGGAGTTAGAGATCGTCGGTAAGGCACAAAACGGTTTGGAGGCGATGCAGAGTATTCAGCAGCTTAAGCCAGACGTGGCTTTTCTCGATATTCGTATGCCTGAGCTGGATGGAATATCACTAGCGAAACAACTCAACAAGCTAGATTCGCCGCCATTGATTGTGTTCATTACGGCTTATGACGAATACGCAGTTAAAGCCTTTGAACACAATGCTATGGATTACCTGCTGAAGCCAATCAACGAAGAGCGTCTACTCGCTACCTGTCAGAAGGTTCAAGTACGTCTGTCGAGCAATCAAACACAATCAGGTATTACGCCAGAACAGCCCGATATCACGGCGTTAATGGCTCAGCTTCAACAGCTATCACAATCGTCTTCCCAGCAAACGCAGCCTCCTTATCTATCGCAGCCCCTTTATCAACAGCAGAAGAAACATCTAACGTGGCTCAAGGCTAGCGTTGGAGAAGACATTCACCTAATCGCCGTCGATGATGTGGCTTACTTCAAAGCGGAAGACAAGTACGTGTCTATATTTAAAAAGGGCCAAGGCGGTTTGCTAGAGGAATTTATTCTTCGCGTGTCTCTAAAAGAGCTGATCGCCCAGCTCAATCCTGATGAATTTTGGCAGATCCACCGCTCGGTGGTGGTTAAAGTGTCGGCCATTGATAAGGTGAAGAAAGGGCTGTCAGGCCAGATGTCGGCGTATGTGTCAGGCGAGAAGCTACCGATCAGTCGCGCTTCGCAAGCTCTTTTTAAAGGGATGTGA
- a CDS encoding sensor histidine kinase, whose product MNTSPNRQASWIKSFTLTTLFCFVIAVTTQTIWGGDFVVNLAISFGFGYSAVGSSFILVKLFKTESRVFEVGISMVIAMTFGTLNAHYWLNGYFGTNISDLKSVVLLGVIFCSVCYYYFYTREQQLRADNELEVAKRRQADQEKVVVLSQLKQLQSQIEPHFLFNTLATINVLIESDSAKAKLMLEKLTDLLRVTLKNSRTEQSTIAQEVDLLDAYLNIQKIRLGERLAFSIETHEISDLQVIPPFLIQPLVENALTHGIEPKAAGGQVNIRITQQAEQLKIEVSDSGSGLKTPSANTGHGVGLSNIRQRIETLYGDKASLTITEQAEGGVVSTILLPLTDAAA is encoded by the coding sequence ATGAACACTTCTCCAAACCGTCAGGCTTCATGGATCAAAAGCTTTACGCTGACCACTCTGTTTTGTTTCGTTATTGCCGTCACTACACAAACGATTTGGGGCGGCGACTTTGTGGTCAATCTCGCGATAAGTTTTGGTTTTGGTTATAGCGCAGTAGGTTCCTCTTTTATTCTGGTTAAGTTGTTTAAAACAGAATCCAGGGTATTTGAAGTGGGTATCTCAATGGTGATCGCGATGACCTTTGGTACCTTGAATGCGCACTACTGGTTAAACGGATATTTCGGAACCAATATTTCTGACCTTAAATCCGTAGTCTTGCTCGGTGTGATCTTCTGTTCGGTTTGTTATTACTATTTCTATACCCGAGAGCAACAACTACGCGCTGATAACGAATTGGAAGTGGCCAAGCGTCGTCAGGCCGATCAAGAGAAGGTAGTGGTGCTGAGTCAGCTTAAGCAACTGCAAAGCCAAATTGAACCGCACTTCTTGTTCAACACACTTGCGACCATCAATGTGTTGATAGAGAGTGATAGCGCGAAAGCCAAGTTGATGCTCGAAAAACTCACCGACTTGTTGCGTGTGACTTTGAAAAACAGCCGCACTGAGCAATCGACCATCGCACAAGAGGTCGACTTGTTAGACGCTTATCTTAATATCCAAAAGATACGTTTGGGTGAGCGCTTAGCGTTCTCGATTGAAACACACGAGATTAGCGATTTGCAGGTGATTCCCCCGTTCTTGATTCAACCTTTGGTCGAGAATGCACTCACGCACGGTATCGAACCCAAAGCGGCGGGTGGCCAAGTGAATATCCGTATTACTCAACAAGCTGAGCAGTTGAAGATTGAAGTGTCAGACAGTGGTTCAGGGCTGAAAACGCCTTCTGCGAATACGGGGCATGGTGTTGGGTTAAGCAATATTCGTCAAAGAATCGAAACCCTTTATGGCGATAAGGCGAGCCTAACGATTACTGAACAAGCTGAGGGCGGGGTAGTTTCTACGATCTTGTTACCACTGACTGACGCAGCCGCTTAG
- a CDS encoding outer membrane lipoprotein-sorting protein, whose amino-acid sequence MCKLTRSFNTLGLAFALGSVLVLALASTPSWAVDSQQATDMIAKADSYRLNSAQASKVVSLVALYQDEQLDKTREYNVYTRPNRESLVVFKSAVEAGQKMLMIEDNYWLLMPKSRRPIRITPMQKLLGEASVGDISTLTWSEDYQGEWVAEQQVEMPTGETLDTHHLKLAAKTKGASYQSIDLWLTADRAFPVKADLYLRSGKLAKQAWFTEGERDGLPTVVSMTLLDKIQPSKKTVIEYREVIEQSLADKYYNPAYLSRNSVSGL is encoded by the coding sequence ATGTGTAAATTAACTCGTTCATTCAATACCTTGGGTTTGGCTTTCGCGTTGGGCTCTGTGTTGGTTTTGGCTCTAGCATCAACTCCAAGCTGGGCAGTCGATTCACAACAAGCCACTGATATGATCGCTAAGGCCGATAGCTACCGTTTGAACAGTGCACAAGCGTCTAAGGTGGTTTCTTTGGTGGCGCTGTATCAAGACGAACAGCTCGATAAAACCCGTGAGTACAACGTCTACACAAGACCAAACCGAGAGTCGTTGGTCGTGTTCAAATCGGCTGTCGAGGCAGGTCAGAAGATGCTGATGATTGAAGATAATTACTGGCTGTTGATGCCGAAATCGCGCCGACCAATTCGTATCACACCGATGCAAAAATTGTTGGGTGAAGCCTCGGTGGGCGATATCTCGACACTCACTTGGAGCGAAGACTACCAAGGTGAGTGGGTTGCCGAGCAACAAGTTGAGATGCCGACTGGCGAGACACTCGATACCCATCACTTAAAGCTCGCGGCGAAAACCAAGGGTGCTAGCTATCAATCGATTGATCTGTGGTTAACGGCAGACCGAGCGTTTCCAGTTAAAGCGGATCTGTATCTGCGCTCAGGAAAGCTAGCCAAGCAAGCTTGGTTTACTGAAGGCGAGCGTGATGGATTACCAACAGTGGTGTCGATGACCTTGCTCGATAAGATACAGCCAAGTAAGAAAACCGTGATTGAGTATCGCGAAGTGATTGAACAAAGCTTGGCTGATAAGTACTACAACCCTGCGTATCTATCTCGTAATAGTGTGTCTGGGCTGTAG
- a CDS encoding ABC transporter permease has product MGKLTQRMSTFLLPTSVRLAWLNLLRNGRRSLLSVLIIAIAVFALTSAGGYGLYTYESLRESTARDTGHLTLSTPGYFEQDEDMPLSNGLDKAQALTKSIIGDSDVRGVQPRVYFSGLVSNGSKSTIFMGTGVNEREFDMKGPFLDVRSGQTLSDVKSPRYDSQEPQVMLGTDLARNLKVAVGDWVTLLATTSDGALNAFDFKVQGIYSTGVPELDKRQLYVHITTAQELLASDKVSTLSVFLFETNKTSTVQQRIQTALDRNSASQNDQGTEIEITPWQDRAFFYTKVKDLYDRIFGIMGAVMALVVFVSLFNTMTMSVTERTREIGTLSALGSYPSEIVAGFLKEAGLLALIGSAIGAIVSGLVSLLLLVVDIQMPPPPGRSEGYPLNIYFSLELVGYATLGVLTICLLAAYFSARKGVNKPITEALVYV; this is encoded by the coding sequence ATGGGCAAGTTAACACAAAGAATGAGCACGTTTTTACTTCCAACTTCGGTGCGTTTGGCGTGGCTTAACTTATTAAGAAATGGCCGTCGTAGTTTGCTTTCAGTGTTGATAATCGCGATTGCCGTATTTGCACTGACTAGTGCGGGTGGTTATGGGCTTTATACCTACGAATCTTTGAGAGAGTCGACCGCTCGAGATACTGGTCATCTTACTTTGAGCACGCCGGGATACTTTGAACAAGATGAAGACATGCCGCTGAGCAATGGTCTAGACAAGGCTCAAGCGCTAACCAAGAGCATCATTGGCGATAGTGATGTGCGTGGTGTGCAGCCGCGAGTTTACTTCAGCGGTTTGGTTTCTAATGGCAGCAAATCGACCATTTTTATGGGAACGGGCGTGAATGAGCGTGAGTTTGACATGAAAGGTCCTTTCTTAGATGTGCGCAGCGGGCAAACCCTGTCGGATGTGAAATCACCAAGATACGACAGCCAAGAGCCACAAGTAATGCTGGGAACTGATCTTGCTCGTAACCTTAAAGTTGCCGTTGGTGATTGGGTGACACTGCTTGCCACTACCAGTGATGGCGCTTTGAATGCCTTTGATTTTAAGGTGCAGGGTATCTATTCGACAGGGGTGCCTGAGCTGGATAAGCGTCAGCTGTATGTTCATATCACCACCGCACAAGAGCTTTTGGCCTCAGACAAAGTCAGTACCTTGTCGGTGTTCCTATTTGAAACCAACAAGACCTCGACTGTTCAACAGCGTATTCAAACTGCTTTAGATCGAAATAGCGCTAGCCAAAACGATCAAGGCACAGAGATCGAGATCACTCCGTGGCAAGATCGCGCGTTTTTCTACACCAAGGTTAAAGATCTTTACGACCGGATCTTCGGCATCATGGGTGCGGTGATGGCATTGGTGGTATTCGTGTCGCTGTTTAACACCATGACCATGTCGGTGACGGAACGCACTCGTGAAATCGGCACCTTGTCGGCACTGGGTAGTTACCCCTCTGAAATCGTCGCAGGCTTTTTAAAAGAGGCGGGGTTACTGGCACTGATTGGCAGTGCGATTGGCGCAATCGTGAGTGGCTTAGTGTCGCTGTTATTGCTGGTGGTTGATATACAAATGCCACCACCTCCGGGTCGAAGCGAAGGCTACCCACTCAACATTTACTTCTCATTAGAATTGGTTGGTTACGCCACCTTAGGTGTGCTGACGATATGTTTGCTGGCTGCTTATTTCTCTGCTCGCAAAGGCGTGAATAAGCCAATCACGGAGGCACTGGTTTATGTGTAA
- a CDS encoding ABC transporter ATP-binding protein — translation MIEFKGIGKAYVTGGQRVDALNGVDGHIQRGEMVALCGPSGSGKSTLLNVLGLLDMDYRGQINIDDQPYPTEQIAAARFRRQSLGFVFQRFNLVPVMTALENVAYPLMLNQCSKQEQQARAQDMLERVGLGEYVHHRPNNLSGGQQQRVAIARALIHNPSLVIADEPTASLDSHTANLVIDIMKELGHEMGTTFIVATHDPRMAQRCDRVIELIDGQLAPQPATTEAISWAS, via the coding sequence ATGATTGAATTTAAAGGTATCGGCAAAGCGTATGTGACTGGCGGTCAACGTGTTGATGCATTAAACGGGGTCGATGGACACATCCAACGCGGTGAAATGGTGGCCTTGTGTGGGCCGTCTGGGTCTGGAAAAAGTACACTTTTGAATGTTCTTGGTTTGTTGGATATGGACTATCGAGGGCAAATCAATATTGATGACCAACCGTATCCGACAGAGCAAATCGCCGCTGCACGTTTTCGTCGTCAGTCGTTGGGTTTTGTATTTCAGCGTTTCAATCTTGTTCCTGTGATGACGGCGCTTGAGAACGTCGCTTATCCATTGATGTTGAACCAATGCTCGAAACAAGAACAACAGGCCAGAGCGCAAGACATGTTAGAGCGTGTTGGGCTAGGTGAATATGTGCATCATCGCCCAAATAATCTTTCCGGAGGCCAACAGCAACGTGTCGCGATAGCCAGAGCACTGATCCACAACCCAAGCCTAGTGATTGCCGATGAGCCGACCGCAAGCCTAGACAGTCACACCGCTAACCTAGTGATCGACATTATGAAAGAGCTCGGCCACGAAATGGGCACGACTTTTATTGTCGCAACGCACGATCCACGAATGGCACAGCGCTGCGATCGAGTCATTGAACTTATCGACGGTCAACTGGCGCCACAACCTGCAACCACGGAGGCAATCTCATGGGCAAGTTAA
- a CDS encoding sugar porter family MFS transporter: MILSESNKKMFFLTFICAAATIGGFLFGMDTIVIGGTITQITQQFELSSLQQGWYVSSALVGCLFGSIIAGPIADYAGRKKPLMLGAILAIVSVLGCMYADSFNLLIWARIIGGFGIGIATVVCPMYIAEVAPARHRGKLSNLFQVAIVIGLTCSVVTNTLIVDYSQSAVVTGHYLDHFFITENWRGMFSVEFLPAVIFLALVVFFPESPRWLISKSREKEAANILKKLLTKGEAEEAIIECRQVIRSEKAGSYKQLVKNPVMRFGLMTGVLLAIWSEWSGVTVVMYYGPVMLEEIMGSQGSALGGFGWICLVSVIFTSLSMVFIDKVGRRKMLITSALGCFVCLIGLAIFFDRPDTPPMLIVGLMAFFVAFTALGLGPLKFTISAEILPTSVRGRAVSITTAAIWIQGVILNSFTPAFRESFGTSALFIMFAIILLGQVWFAIKILPETANRSLESIEKELKQRFDIKEVEGKELQPKQV, from the coding sequence ATGATTCTTAGTGAAAGCAATAAGAAAATGTTCTTTTTGACATTCATTTGCGCCGCGGCAACGATTGGTGGATTCCTATTTGGAATGGACACCATAGTTATTGGCGGCACGATTACACAAATCACACAACAGTTTGAGTTATCGTCCTTACAACAGGGCTGGTATGTATCTTCAGCGCTCGTTGGCTGCCTATTTGGTAGTATAATTGCTGGCCCTATTGCGGACTATGCTGGGCGTAAAAAACCTCTGATGCTAGGTGCTATATTAGCTATCGTATCAGTGCTTGGTTGTATGTACGCAGACTCATTCAACTTACTGATTTGGGCTCGTATCATAGGTGGCTTTGGTATTGGTATCGCAACTGTAGTTTGCCCGATGTACATTGCAGAAGTTGCTCCAGCAAGACATAGAGGAAAACTCAGTAACTTATTTCAAGTTGCCATCGTTATCGGTTTAACGTGTTCGGTTGTTACCAACACACTTATTGTTGATTACAGCCAATCTGCCGTTGTCACTGGTCATTACCTGGATCACTTCTTTATTACTGAAAATTGGCGTGGCATGTTCTCTGTTGAGTTTTTGCCAGCAGTCATCTTCCTTGCTTTGGTCGTGTTTTTTCCAGAGTCCCCTCGTTGGTTGATATCTAAATCGAGAGAAAAAGAAGCAGCTAACATTCTCAAAAAGCTCCTAACTAAAGGCGAAGCGGAAGAAGCTATCATTGAATGTCGACAGGTAATTCGCTCTGAAAAAGCAGGATCGTACAAACAATTAGTCAAAAATCCTGTAATGCGCTTTGGCTTGATGACCGGTGTACTACTGGCCATCTGGTCTGAATGGTCTGGTGTGACTGTTGTTATGTACTACGGTCCAGTCATGCTAGAAGAAATTATGGGAAGTCAGGGGTCAGCACTTGGCGGATTTGGTTGGATTTGTCTAGTAAGTGTCATCTTCACCTCACTTTCAATGGTATTCATTGATAAAGTAGGCCGCAGAAAAATGCTGATAACTTCTGCACTTGGTTGTTTCGTTTGTCTTATCGGCCTAGCGATATTCTTCGACAGACCGGATACTCCACCGATGTTGATTGTTGGATTAATGGCGTTCTTTGTTGCCTTCACAGCACTAGGTTTAGGTCCTCTGAAGTTCACGATTTCAGCTGAGATTTTACCAACTTCAGTCCGTGGCCGCGCGGTCTCAATAACAACGGCAGCAATCTGGATTCAAGGTGTTATCTTGAACTCATTTACACCAGCTTTTAGAGAATCATTTGGAACATCGGCACTGTTCATCATGTTCGCGATTATCTTGCTTGGCCAAGTTTGGTTTGCCATCAAAATCCTTCCTGAGACAGCAAATCGCAGTTTAGAAAGCATCGAGAAAGAGTTAAAGCAACGATTTGATATAAAAGAGGTCGAAGGTAAAGAACTTCAACCAAAGCAAGTATAG
- a CDS encoding PfkB family carbohydrate kinase yields MGNCVFIGRSTIDLMSFVEVMPDPDQKVNAIADFIGGGGSALNAAIACNALGSDVHLWTCLGKEHLYKSIVTAELNEHEISVVDLSLDDEYQLPLSNIISAKQTASRLIVNASQPDCEKVMSLDPKWLDNAKLVLLDQYEHPFISANVQALAEFTGDIVLDAGTWKSHSEQFLSLCTIPIVSEEFTNGDKDKMQALCDQYGIKKWAMTLGDKGVFYSDESSSGVIPAPKVDAIDTLGAGDIFHGAFCHYYSESQDFRDSLKKASHIAALSCTELGTRSWLKHIR; encoded by the coding sequence ATGGGAAATTGTGTATTTATAGGCAGAAGCACGATTGATTTGATGAGCTTTGTTGAAGTGATGCCTGATCCTGATCAAAAGGTGAATGCGATTGCTGATTTTATTGGTGGTGGTGGGTCTGCACTCAATGCTGCCATTGCATGCAACGCATTAGGCTCTGATGTACACCTTTGGACATGTTTAGGTAAAGAGCACCTCTATAAATCGATAGTGACAGCAGAGCTTAATGAACACGAAATTTCGGTTGTGGATTTAAGTTTAGACGATGAATACCAGCTACCACTATCGAACATTATCTCTGCAAAGCAAACTGCATCTAGGCTCATCGTTAACGCCAGTCAGCCTGATTGCGAAAAGGTGATGAGTTTAGACCCTAAGTGGCTAGATAATGCAAAGCTCGTATTACTTGATCAATATGAGCATCCGTTTATTAGCGCAAACGTGCAAGCTTTGGCTGAGTTTACTGGGGATATTGTGTTAGACGCTGGTACTTGGAAATCGCACAGCGAACAGTTTTTATCTCTCTGTACTATTCCTATTGTTTCGGAGGAATTCACCAATGGTGACAAAGATAAAATGCAGGCACTTTGCGACCAATACGGGATCAAAAAGTGGGCAATGACGCTGGGTGACAAAGGTGTTTTTTATAGTGATGAGTCAAGTAGCGGGGTAATTCCTGCACCTAAAGTTGACGCTATCGATACGCTAGGTGCCGGGGATATTTTCCATGGAGCTTTTTGTCACTACTACTCGGAGAGTCAAGATTTTCGTGACTCTCTAAAGAAAGCCAGTCACATAGCGGCATTATCATGTACCGAATTAGGAACCAGATCATGGCTAAAACATATTCGCTAA
- the fba gene encoding class II fructose-bisphosphate aldolase (catalyzes the reversible aldol condensation of dihydroxyacetonephosphate and glyceraldehyde 3-phosphate in the Calvin cycle, glycolysis, and/or gluconeogenesis) produces the protein MAIVTLRQLLDHAAENGYAVPAFNISNMEQGLAIVRAAAKCNSGVILQASINARKSYAGDVMLYKMVCALAEMFPKTPIVLHQDHGNSEETCLSAIRHGFTSVMMDGSLERDASTPSSYDYNVDITSRIAQSAHWVGASVEGELGCIGSLETGEAEAEDGVGAVGILEKSQLLTDPDQAVDFVKRTKVDALAIACGTSHGAYKFTRKPDGDILAMNVIEEIHSKLPTTHLVMHGASSVPQYLQDMINENGGEMPQTYGVPIEEIERGIKHGVRKVNIDTDCRMAMSGRFRELAMKNPQEFDPRKFLLAGMDELTTLCLNRFERFGCAGHGDKITPISMDDMAARYASGEL, from the coding sequence ATGGCAATCGTTACACTAAGACAACTACTGGATCACGCAGCAGAAAATGGTTATGCAGTTCCAGCTTTCAACATCAGCAACATGGAGCAAGGACTTGCCATTGTACGCGCTGCAGCAAAATGTAATTCAGGTGTCATCTTACAGGCGAGTATCAATGCTCGTAAAAGCTACGCAGGTGATGTGATGCTTTACAAGATGGTTTGTGCACTTGCTGAAATGTTCCCGAAAACACCAATCGTTCTTCATCAAGATCATGGCAATAGCGAAGAAACATGTCTGTCAGCAATTCGCCACGGCTTTACATCGGTCATGATGGATGGCTCATTGGAGCGTGATGCATCAACACCAAGCAGCTACGACTACAATGTAGATATTACTTCTCGTATCGCTCAATCTGCGCACTGGGTTGGTGCTTCAGTTGAAGGTGAGTTGGGTTGTATTGGCTCTTTAGAAACCGGTGAAGCTGAAGCTGAAGATGGCGTTGGTGCTGTTGGTATCCTTGAAAAGAGCCAGCTGCTAACAGACCCAGATCAAGCCGTTGATTTTGTTAAAAGAACAAAGGTTGACGCATTAGCGATCGCTTGTGGCACAAGCCATGGTGCTTACAAGTTCACTCGCAAACCTGATGGCGATATCTTAGCGATGAACGTAATCGAAGAAATTCACTCGAAGCTCCCAACGACTCACCTAGTTATGCATGGAGCTTCATCGGTTCCTCAATACTTACAAGATATGATCAATGAGAATGGCGGTGAAATGCCTCAAACATATGGTGTGCCAATCGAAGAAATCGAGCGCGGTATCAAACATGGTGTTCGCAAGGTAAATATCGATACTGATTGCCGTATGGCGATGTCTGGTCGCTTCCGAGAATTAGCGATGAAAAATCCGCAAGAGTTTGACCCTCGTAAGTTCCTATTAGCAGGAATGGATGAACTAACGACACTTTGTTTAAACCGATTTGAACGATTTGGTTGTGCTGGTCACGGTGACAAGATTACACCAATTTCTATGGATGATATGGCTGCACGCTACGCTAGCGGTGAGCTGTAA
- a CDS encoding glycoside hydrolase family 32 protein, giving the protein MVFDKKKHQAIIDQVEEYIAEHKDTVKQHHWREHYHYQAPVGWINDPHGLIQYQGKYHLFYQHHPFTGKWGTMHWGHAVSEDLIHWETLPEALAPSEEYDGWDGGGIFTGSAVNNDGVMTLFYTGCAQARQVQCMATSTDGINFDKYDGNPILSDPPEGINLHDFRDPKVWKHDGSWYMVTGVTDGVSDLINPSNYETNGFGKVCLHRSENLTDWEFVGYCVESMGELGTMLECPNIFKLGDKHVLMYSPMGMQQRQVVYLVGDLDYQTGKFHWSTMGSLDWGFDYYAPQVFDDENGRTLIQAWIGSWPFMPWCDGTYDTSELGWYGSISLAREVSLCHDGKLKFTPVQEVEKLRHSPKRHTELKLNDGEKFAFEAGDNVHCEIIADIDLAASDCDSIVFEIRSKGEQKTLIELDLKKGELAFDRTQSGSRSALRRTCPLECASKDRANIRIFMDSISVEVFTDGGRTVMTNNIFSDEDSAGLYVYAKNGNARIETLKTFGMKSVAE; this is encoded by the coding sequence GTGGTATTCGATAAGAAGAAGCATCAGGCAATTATTGATCAAGTTGAAGAATACATCGCTGAGCATAAAGATACGGTTAAGCAGCACCATTGGCGTGAGCATTACCATTACCAAGCACCGGTAGGCTGGATTAATGACCCGCATGGATTGATTCAATATCAGGGTAAATATCACCTTTTCTATCAACACCATCCTTTCACTGGCAAGTGGGGAACCATGCACTGGGGACACGCAGTCAGCGAAGATCTCATTCACTGGGAAACACTGCCAGAAGCTTTAGCACCAAGTGAAGAATATGACGGCTGGGATGGCGGAGGTATTTTTACTGGTAGTGCTGTGAACAATGATGGTGTGATGACACTTTTCTACACTGGGTGTGCTCAAGCTCGCCAAGTTCAATGCATGGCAACATCGACTGATGGCATTAACTTTGACAAGTACGACGGTAATCCAATCTTATCTGATCCGCCAGAGGGAATTAACCTGCATGACTTCCGCGATCCAAAGGTTTGGAAACACGATGGGTCATGGTACATGGTGACGGGTGTTACAGATGGCGTGAGCGATCTAATTAACCCATCAAACTACGAGACCAACGGTTTCGGTAAAGTATGTCTACACCGCTCGGAAAACTTAACCGATTGGGAATTCGTAGGGTACTGTGTAGAGAGTATGGGTGAATTAGGCACAATGCTTGAGTGTCCAAATATTTTCAAATTGGGTGACAAGCACGTACTCATGTATTCACCTATGGGTATGCAGCAACGTCAGGTGGTCTACCTTGTTGGTGACCTTGATTACCAAACAGGCAAATTCCATTGGTCAACAATGGGCTCATTAGATTGGGGCTTTGACTACTATGCACCACAAGTATTCGATGATGAAAATGGGCGTACTCTAATCCAAGCATGGATTGGTTCATGGCCGTTCATGCCATGGTGTGATGGAACTTACGACACCAGTGAACTTGGTTGGTACGGGAGCATCTCTCTGGCTCGTGAAGTATCTTTATGTCATGACGGAAAACTGAAATTCACACCTGTACAAGAAGTTGAAAAATTGCGTCATTCACCAAAAAGGCATACTGAACTCAAGTTAAACGATGGTGAAAAATTCGCATTTGAAGCAGGTGATAATGTTCACTGTGAAATCATTGCTGACATCGATCTAGCCGCAAGCGACTGTGATAGCATTGTATTTGAAATTCGCAGTAAAGGTGAGCAGAAAACACTGATTGAGTTGGATCTAAAGAAAGGCGAACTGGCCTTTGATCGTACTCAATCGGGCAGTCGTTCAGCCTTACGTAGAACATGCCCACTAGAGTGTGCGAGTAAAGATCGAGCAAACATCCGTATCTTTATGGACAGTATTTCTGTGGAAGTCTTTACCGATGGAGGTCGTACTGTGATGACCAATAACATCTTCTCTGATGAAGACAGTGCAGGTCTCTATGTATACGCTAAGAACGGCAATGCTAGAATTGAGACACTAAAAACATTCGGTATGAAAAGTGTTGCCGAATAA